The following nucleotide sequence is from Emys orbicularis isolate rEmyOrb1 chromosome 21, rEmyOrb1.hap1, whole genome shotgun sequence.
CAGAGGGAATTTAGGGAGGCAAAATGGAATTAGCTCAGTTAGGGCctggccaggacacctgggttcaccACACCTGGATATTGAGGCAAAGAGCAGAGACTAGGAACTAGGTTTTACGTTTCTTTTTAATTATGAGCACCTCCAGCAACACAGAGACCTCTACTGTCACCCTGAGGATTAGGGTCAGGGCTGactgtgaggggagagcgccccctgctgagcccccagcccCATAGCACAGCGTCCCCTAGCGCCgctctggggccagccctgcctgcccggggagagcgccccctgctgagcccccagcccCATAGCACAGCGTCCCCTAatgccgccctggggccagccctgcctgccaggggagagcgccccctgctgagcccccagccccatagcacagcgtcccctagcgccgccctggggccagccctgcctgcccggggagagcgccccctgctgagcccccagccccatagcacagcgccccctagcgccgccctggggccagccctgcctgcctggggagagcgccccctgctgagcccccagccccatagcacagcgctccctagcgccgccctggggccagccctggctgcctggggagagcgccccctgctgagcccccagccccatagcacagtgctccctagcgccgccctggggccagccctgcctggctggggagagcgccccctgctgagcccccagccccatagcacagtgctccctagcgccgccctggggccagccctgcctggctggggagagcgccccctgctgagcccccagccccatagcacagcgccccctagcgccgccctggggccagccctgcctacccggggagagcgccccctgctgagcccccagccccatagcacagcgctccctagcgccgccctggggccagccctgcctgcccggggagagcgccccctgctgcccccgccccttgCAGCAAGGGCCCCCCGGCCCCTGGGTTCTGCCTGGCGGGTCGcccacccggccccagccccgctcagcaGGCGAGAGCGGCGCAGGGATCCCGGCCCGGGGCCCGACCTGGATTTCCTGCGGCTCAGCAGCTCCCGGACGTCGTCCCCACTGCCGGGCGCTGGGGCCGCTCGCTCCAGGGCCGCCTTGAAGAACTTGGCCTTGTCGAGCCCGTAGGTGGGCAGCGgcctgggagggggcggaggtggggcaggcgggggtgggggaggggcagggccctgctggggggcaggagggggagggggcatccCCCCCCTGTGGGCCATCCCCACCctggctctggggttggggggcagcaggaggtgaaaGGGCACAGACTAGAACCAAGGTCACCGGGGCATGGGTTAGAGGTCAGGGGTCACAGGTCAGTTCGCGGGGCGGGTCAGGGGTCACCGCGGGGTCATAGTGCGTGGGGTAGGGGCGTGGCCTGGCAGGGTCGGAGGTCTCGGGGCCCCGCCCGCCTCGCGTCCCGCTCGTGCCCCTCCTAAAATGGCGGCCGCCGGCTGAGCAGGCAGCCGTGGGGTGAGTCCGATCACGTGATTGGATACCAGCCACCCGCTTCCCTCCTCTCAGCCGCCCCTTCCGGGTCGCGTGACAAATACCGCCAATCAAATGTGATAACAGCGGTTACTGACATCTCCAATCAGCCAATGGCCGGCTCTTGTGCGGAAGGCGGGAACTGCCGAGCCGAACACCAAATCCGAATGCGGCTTGCCTTAGGGGGGCGGGGTAACGATGGAGAACCGCCTCCTGATTGGTCATTTTACAGGCCGTGGCACTGCTTTGATTGGTCTGCCACACACGAGGCCGTAGGCCTTTCATTGGCCGGGGCCGGCGAGGCGCCGTTTTATAGGCTCATAAGTCCGAGGCTGCTTCGTCGTGATTGGCCCGCGCGGACAGTGGGCGCGGTTGTCTCTCTCGGCGGGCTCCTGTGGCGGCGGGCGGCGCTACGAGGCCTGGGCCTGCGGACTCCATCGGTGAGGGGCCGCGGCGGGGCGGCGCCATCGGgccgcggggccgggggggaTCGGGCCGGGGGGCGGCGCCCGGCctgtgtgacccagtatggccgggctgggggggccGGCGGGGCCGCAGCCACTGGAGCCTTCATGGGGGCGGGGCTTATccgggccccgccccccggagccccACATCCGGGTCCtacggggggctgcagggctgcagcttgtatccccctccccccattgtggGCGGGGCGGTGtccctgggggcggggcctggcgccccttgagggctcccctgggggtggggagggggcctgTTCTCTGCCGCCTGGGGGATTGCCATGGCCAGGCCGGGAGGCtgtggcaggagctgggggtgctggtAGCAGCCAGGGACCGGCCTGGGGGGGTcccctggtgctgggggaggggccctagAGCCCAGGCTGCCCCCCCCAAGGTCTTGGCCCCAGACCCTCACCACAAGCTGTCTCCCCTGAACATGGCGTCTGGCTTTGCTGCCTCCTGAGACGCCTCGTGGGCCTGTCCGGAGGTGGGATTAACCCCAGTCCTGAGCTTCTGAGATCGCTGCCTCCAGCTCCTCGCACTGGTCTCGCCCTTGCCCCGGCAGCGCCCGCTGGGGATCGTCTGAGGCTGTGACCCCCTGAGCGAGACCCCCGGGTCACGTGGCTGCTGTGGTATTGGGAGCCTGCAGCCGGTTTCCCCGTTGAGCGCTCGCCTCGATTTACCGTCTCTCTTCTCCGCAGACCCCGCTGTTGCCGACGATGGCCGTCCCGGAAACCCGCCCCAATCACACCATCTACATTAACAACCTCAATGAGAAGATCAAGAAGGATGGTGAGTGAGCTCCCAGGGGAGTTCTCGCCTGGAGCTGGCGATGTGGGTGGCTGGGCTAAGGGGCTTGCGCCGGAGCCCAGCGCTTTGGGGGGAGGCCGGGGGGTGTCTGGAGGACtcgctctcccagccctgctcctgctcgcCTGTTGCTGTCTGGCCGAGGAGGACTGGGTGCTGAGGAGGGATAAAAGCGACTCCCGCTCTCTGACGCGGGGGGTGAGAGCCTCTGTCTGAGGCCGCAGGAGTTGCCCAGTCGGCGTCCAGCTCCATGTCTGTCTGATCGTGTACCTAATGCTCCATTTCTCTCCCCTAGAGCTGAAGAAATCCCTCTACGCCATCTTCTCCCAGTTCGGCCAGATCCTGGATATCCTGGTGTCCCGGAGCCTGAAGATGAGGGGACAAGCCTTTGTCATCTTCAAGGAGATCAGCAGCGCCACGAACGCCTTGAGGTCCATGCAGGGGTTCCCCTTCTATGACAAGCCGatggtgagtgctgggggctgCCGTCTGGCGGGTGCCGTTGGAACTGCCCGAGCGGCTGCTTGGCCGTGCTCCCCCTGACGAGCTCTCTCTGCCCCCAGAGGATCCAGTACGCCAAGTCGGACTCCGACATCATCTCAAAAATGAAAGGCACCTACGTGGAGCGGGACCGCAAGCGGGAGAAGAGGAAGCCCAAAGGTCCGGAGACGCCCGTGGTCAAGAAACAGATACCTGGGGCAGCAGCGCCGGTGGCAGCCGCGGTGCAAGGAGCTGTCCCCGTGAGTAACGTGAGCAGCGTCTCACCCAGGGCAGTGGCTGGTTGGCAGCCGGCGCTCGGGGCCTGAGGGAGCCTTTCCCAGCGCAGCCAGCATGGTCTGTCTCGGGCGGCTCTCAGGAGTCGGGCTGAGTCTGGTCCCAGCCGGCTGTGGTTAGCGTCTGGGAATACCAGGCTCTGCGGCCAGCGCGGACTCTGATGCGGATGCCAGGGCTGTGCCCAGGCAGGCACCGGAGGCTCCGGGGCAGGTCTGCACCCAGGAACTTGCTGTGaagctgggctctctctcccctataGGGAATGCCGCCGATGAACCAGGCCCCCCGCATGATGCACCACATGCCCGGCCAGCCTCCGTACATGCCCCCTCCGGGTATGATCCCCCCACCCGGCATGACTCCGGGAGGACTCGCGCCGGGGACCATGCCCCCTCAGCAGATGATGCCTGGCCAGATGCCGCCTACCCAGCAGGTGAGTATGATAGAGCttggcctggctccagctccttTCCAGATCGGACTCAGCTGTGTGGGGCAAACctccctctgggggtggggcttggggtaaCTGGGCCTTTCCCCTCCATGGTACTGGCTCCAGTGGGGAGCGGAAGAGCGCTCGCGAGCTTGTGTGGGGGTAAGTCCTCCCCGCTGGCTCGTTGCTTGCCTCAGCCGAGATGCTGAGTCCCAGGGGACTCCTCTGCGTGGAGAGCAGGGGGGAGAGCGGCCTGTCCTGGGCACTGCCTCTGCTGCGTGTGTCTGGCTGGAGCTGCCCTGCAGGGGTCTCGGCCCGGCCCTCCCCTCCAGGCGGCGCTCGCCACGTCTGGGCTCCCAACCtgacccctctctctcccccttgcagCTCTCGGAGAACCCACCCAATCACATCCTCTTCCTCACCAACCTGCCCGAGGAGACCAACGAGCTGATGCTGTCCATGCTCTTCAATCAGTGAGTGCGGGGCCTGAGGGAGCCGGGAGGGCCGAGTGGGGGGGCGGACggtcccagggcagggggtggaagTGGGCGGTCCAAGGTAGCGGGGGGGGAGCATGGTGCTTGCGAGGccagcagagggggggggggtttgctagTGATCtgggggcctgtcccctctaacAGCTGGGTCCTGCCCCCCCAGGTTCCCGGGGTTCAAGGAGGTGCGCCTGGTGCCCGGGCGGCACGACATCGCTTTCGTGGAGTTTGATAACGAGGTGCAGGCCGGAGCCGCCCGTGACGCCCTCCAGGGCTTCAAGATCACACAGAGCAACGCCATGAAGATTTCCTTTGCCAAGAAGTGAAGcgcgcccccccccggcccagaaCTGCCCCCCCGGGCCCAgaactgcccctccccactcccccgttAGTCTGTTCTGAACCAGGCCCCCCTGTTTTTTATCAGTTCCCTGGAAGGTAAGTCTGCCGTCAGGGCCAGCCGGATTTCCAGCCCCAAACACCCCCATTCCCCTGAGCCTTGTGAACTGACGGCGGGGAAGCGTCCCCCCTGCACGCCTTGCTGCTCAGAGTGGGTAAGTGACTCTGGAGCGCCCCCAGCTGGTGATCTCCGCGTCTGCGACGAGCCTGGAGCTGGTTCGTGGCGGGGTGGTTggtacagggggtgggggtggctacAACCCTCCTGCAGCATTGTACCCAGAGTCTGCTCCTCAGACATTGCACCTGGCGCTCTCTGTTCTGTAATAAAAGCTCCTTGGTGACCCCTGTGCTGCGGCTGGCCCGTTCCTCGCTGGGCTCCCCGGTGGCGTGGGGTGAAAGCGACGGATTCTCGGCGTGGGAGTCTGATTTCCTTAAACCCGTGTCCTGAGAGATGGCGCTGAGCCAAGCCCCCAGGCAGGGGTGGGAGCTGAAGGGAATTATTCCCAGCCCAGTGATTGTGAAAGTAGTGAAGTCTGGGCTTACCCCACCACTATCCCAGAaggctttgggggggagggggggggggtttgtctGGTCCGAGCAGCTTGTCCCTGCTGCCTTTAACACCGAGCCTAGAGAACCCAGGATGCACTGCTgcatggagcattgcatgctgggagagAACATGGTGAAGCGGGTGCCTGGGAGGGGTCATGCTCCTAGTGTGGAAGAGGCATCACCGGTGGCTGGGGTTTGACTACTGaggtgcgcccccccccccccccccccccagaggtgaCTGCCTACCTCCTCCATTGGCTTCAGAGCTAGtctatttttcctctttctcccccccccggctggcTGAGAGGAGCCCTGCAGTTGCTGGGGGTCAGATGCTTCCCAGCAGCCCCCCGTGGGTGGGACGCATCCCCGGCCCTTGGCAGGGGTGGGTCTGATGTGTTGAGTCACAGAGCACAGGAAACTGGCGCTGGCAGGAGCTAGTACTTGTGCCATGTAGTGACCTGGTGCCATCTGCCTCAAAGTGGGATCCCACCGCTACCACAAGGAGCTTCTGAAGTGGGGGGGCTTCGGGGGGCTCCCCctcggggctggggcggggcagggggagctttGATGGTGCAACCCCTTCTCTGCAGGGTCCTACCCCTTCTGTGGGCCTCAGCTGTAGTGAGCCTTGGGACAATGGGCCCAGTATGTTACGCGAGAGCCGGCCCCTGCGTCAGCAGCCGGCCCCGCTCGCCCTCGCTCCCGGCTTGAGTTTGTGGCActggattattttaaaaagtggagtggaagggggcagagaattCGGAGCTGGTGACTTGGCCGTGCCCCACTGCCGGGGGATGGGATTCTGTCTCTCCTCCTCGCGCGCTCTCTGCGCGGCCTGGCACGAAGACTCCTGGTCTGTTGtggacatgcagccacctctggggtggaccGAAGCAGCCGTGCAGCAGCAGCACTACGCGGTCGGAGGCAACCGGCCCTATCCTGGGAGAGCCCCAAGGCCAGAGAATGGCTTTGCCCCGGCTGGTGTCTGGGACGAGCATCCCCAAGGGCTGGGGGAGCGGGAATGGTCAGGACGCAGAGGCGATGTTCTATCCAAAACCTGGTACCTGCTCCTGGCAGCATGGCCCCCCCCCGACAGCCGTGGGGGTCCCCCATCGGCAGCACGGCCCCCCAGCGTGGCCCCGGGGGTCAGCCTTGACTCAGGGAAGGGCACCCCCTAGTGCCAGGCAAGGCTCAGCACTGCCAAGGGGCCCCCTGCCGGAGGAATCGGCCCCTCTCTGCCCAATGGGGTGGCTGCTCTGGGATCTCTGAAAAGGGCTCAGGGCGGTGACTAGAAACACAGCCGGGGCGGGCCAGGCTGCCCTCCCTGTGGGGGCAGTCTGAGCCCGGGGCGGCTGCATTTCGCCCACCATGGCTAACACCCGGCTCTGGGCCCGGGCCGCTCTGCTGGGCGCCCTgctggggctggtgcaggggggccggcagctgggcaAACTGGCCGAGAAGAAGCTGTGTGCGGACGCCG
It contains:
- the SNRPA gene encoding U1 small nuclear ribonucleoprotein A yields the protein MAVPETRPNHTIYINNLNEKIKKDELKKSLYAIFSQFGQILDILVSRSLKMRGQAFVIFKEISSATNALRSMQGFPFYDKPMRIQYAKSDSDIISKMKGTYVERDRKREKRKPKGPETPVVKKQIPGAAAPVAAAVQGAVPGMPPMNQAPRMMHHMPGQPPYMPPPGMIPPPGMTPGGLAPGTMPPQQMMPGQMPPTQQLSENPPNHILFLTNLPEETNELMLSMLFNQFPGFKEVRLVPGRHDIAFVEFDNEVQAGAARDALQGFKITQSNAMKISFAKK